One Fontisphaera persica DNA window includes the following coding sequences:
- a CDS encoding 3-keto-disaccharide hydrolase, with the protein MIHHLLRHDTPARGAWRCLLLSLALLGFPPVGASQAAPPPWTPLFNGRDLAGWVIKAKPADREQNFWRVENGELVADTLTNKQHDYVWLMTEKEYGDFDLQLKFQAFTNSPGNSGVQLRSRYDDAAFWLDGPQIDINPPGPWRTGMMWDETRGNTRWIYPNLPAGQWVQTNMAPAGLRFYYSHDTPAWNTLEISARGTRIRAFLNGVQITDLDGAGLLDDALHRQRRVGLRGHLALQIHTGDLLYIRFKDLFIREW; encoded by the coding sequence ATGATTCATCACCTGCTCCGCCATGATACGCCGGCCCGTGGCGCTTGGCGATGCCTTTTGCTCAGCCTGGCCCTCCTGGGCTTCCCCCCAGTGGGCGCCTCGCAGGCGGCCCCTCCGCCGTGGACGCCGCTTTTCAATGGGCGCGACCTTGCCGGGTGGGTCATCAAAGCCAAACCCGCCGACCGCGAGCAAAACTTCTGGCGCGTGGAAAATGGCGAGTTGGTGGCCGATACCTTGACCAACAAACAACACGATTATGTGTGGTTGATGACGGAAAAGGAGTACGGTGATTTTGACCTGCAATTGAAGTTTCAGGCCTTTACCAACAGTCCCGGCAACAGCGGCGTGCAACTTCGCAGCCGGTATGATGATGCTGCCTTCTGGCTCGACGGCCCGCAGATTGACATTAACCCTCCCGGCCCGTGGCGCACGGGCATGATGTGGGATGAGACCCGCGGCAACACCCGTTGGATTTACCCCAATTTGCCCGCCGGCCAGTGGGTTCAAACCAACATGGCGCCGGCCGGACTCCGGTTTTATTACAGCCACGACACCCCCGCCTGGAACACCCTCGAAATATCCGCCCGCGGCACGCGCATCCGGGCTTTTTTGAATGGGGTCCAGATTACGGATTTGGACGGCGCCGGCCTGTTGGATGACGCGCTGCATCGCCAGCGGCGGGTGGGGCTGCGCGGCCATCTAGCCTTGCAAATTCACACCGGCGATTTGTTGTACATCCGCTTCAAGGACCTCTTCATCCGCGAATGGTAA
- a CDS encoding helix-turn-helix transcriptional regulator codes for MERFSRPPLERMMAIHQMLVEKQYPNAHTVARQFEVNPRTIKRDIEFMRDRLELPIEYDATRRGHYYSRPVKQFPAVLLNERELFALLVAQKVVSAYQGTKFAAPLQTALHRLASHLDDRNPVSLGHLNEALSIRPLGPEDTDVELFGVLSEALFQKRMVSFLYRRLGERAWMRRQVCPYHLAYIDHHWYLIGLDLQRKALRTFVLSRMKEVHLLKRTFSRPENFKADEYLKDSFLVFKGEDDYEVVIEFDAWATDLLRGRRWNPRHEWLELPGGGSRLRLRLNNIEEILGWVLSWGAHAMVVRPKRLASRVRAAAQAMLNRYPNTETEAD; via the coding sequence ATGGAACGTTTCTCGCGTCCGCCCCTGGAGCGAATGATGGCGATTCATCAAATGCTGGTGGAAAAACAATATCCCAATGCGCACACCGTGGCCCGCCAGTTTGAGGTCAACCCGCGCACCATCAAGCGGGACATTGAGTTCATGCGGGACCGGCTCGAATTACCCATTGAGTATGACGCCACCCGGCGCGGCCACTATTACAGCCGGCCCGTGAAACAATTTCCCGCGGTGCTGTTGAATGAGCGGGAGTTGTTTGCGCTGCTGGTGGCGCAAAAAGTGGTTTCCGCGTACCAGGGCACGAAGTTTGCCGCCCCGCTGCAGACGGCGCTGCATCGCCTGGCCAGCCATTTGGATGATCGCAATCCGGTGAGTTTGGGCCATTTGAACGAGGCGCTTTCGATTCGGCCCCTGGGTCCGGAGGACACCGATGTGGAGCTGTTCGGAGTATTGAGCGAGGCCCTGTTCCAGAAGCGGATGGTCAGTTTTCTTTATCGGCGGCTGGGCGAGCGCGCCTGGATGCGCCGGCAGGTGTGCCCTTATCACCTGGCCTACATTGACCATCATTGGTACCTGATTGGGCTGGATTTGCAACGCAAGGCCCTGCGCACTTTTGTTCTCTCGCGCATGAAAGAGGTCCACCTGCTCAAGCGCACCTTTTCCAGACCCGAAAATTTCAAGGCCGACGAATACCTCAAAGACAGTTTTCTGGTGTTCAAAGGCGAGGATGACTACGAGGTGGTCATCGAATTTGATGCGTGGGCCACGGATTTGCTGCGCGGGCGCCGCTGGAATCCCCGTCACGAATGGCTCGAGCTGCCCGGCGGCGGCTCGCGGCTGCGGCTCCGGTTGAACAACATCGAGGAAATCCTGGGATGGGTGTTGAGCTGGGGGGCGCATGCCATGGTGGTACGCCCCAAACGCCTGGCCAGCCGCGTGCGCGCCGCCGCCCAAGCCATGCTGAACCGCTACCCCAACACCGAAACCGAGGCGGATTAA
- a CDS encoding HU family DNA-binding protein: MTKRDLVIRISEDTGLKQQDVMQAVQRALDVITEALGKGDKVELRNFGVFEVKKRKARVGRNPNTPHVNVPIPPRFVVRFKPGKEMRDLVLQLKELPTSPSPETATDQPS; this comes from the coding sequence ATGACAAAGCGTGACCTGGTAATTCGGATTAGCGAGGACACCGGCCTGAAGCAGCAGGACGTGATGCAAGCCGTCCAGCGCGCGTTGGACGTCATCACCGAGGCCTTAGGCAAGGGAGACAAGGTTGAGCTCCGCAACTTCGGGGTGTTCGAGGTGAAGAAACGCAAGGCGCGCGTGGGGCGCAATCCCAATACGCCCCACGTGAATGTGCCCATCCCGCCCCGTTTTGTCGTGCGCTTCAAGCCCGGCAAGGAGATGCGGGACCTGGTGTTGCAGTTGAAGGAGTTGCCCACCTCGCCCAGCCCGGAAACCGCCACCGACCAGCCTTCGTAA
- the hisS gene encoding histidine--tRNA ligase, producing MSKAFERLPGFRDFYPEPLPHPEVASADLRRHIFDTWREVARRYGFREYDGPPLEPLELYTAKSGAEIVGQLYHFVDKGGREVALRPEMTPTLARLVAAHHRAYKKPIKWYTIPQLFRYERQQKGRLREHFQFNADLIGEADPAADAELIALLIDTLRALGLTAQDFVIRLSSRNAWRDFYARGGGAPEREYDFFQTIDKLERETPEVSAGKLQALGFSLEQVREFIQRGEPSPELQGILDNLRARDMGDFVKVDYAVIRGLAYYTGPVFEAFDRQGEFRAIAGGGRYDNLIHLISGGKVDLPALGFGMGDVVLGELLKARQLAPALRAQVEVLCVVEDETLRPATLRLVQQLRQAGKAVEYSLTPAKADKQLKRALELGAALVVTLRRGEGGALLAHWKNLATRAEQVLPPDQWPWP from the coding sequence ATGTCCAAAGCGTTTGAACGATTGCCAGGTTTTCGGGATTTTTATCCGGAACCGTTGCCGCATCCGGAGGTGGCCAGCGCCGACCTTCGGCGCCACATCTTTGACACGTGGCGCGAGGTGGCCCGCCGTTATGGTTTTCGCGAATATGACGGCCCGCCGCTGGAGCCGCTGGAATTGTACACCGCCAAAAGCGGCGCCGAAATTGTGGGGCAGTTGTATCATTTCGTGGACAAGGGCGGGCGCGAGGTGGCGTTGCGCCCCGAAATGACCCCCACTCTGGCCCGGCTGGTGGCCGCGCATCACCGCGCCTACAAAAAACCCATCAAGTGGTACACCATCCCCCAGCTCTTCCGCTACGAGCGCCAGCAAAAAGGCCGCCTGCGCGAGCATTTCCAGTTCAACGCGGACCTGATTGGCGAAGCGGATCCCGCCGCGGACGCCGAGCTGATTGCGCTGCTCATTGACACGCTGCGGGCGTTGGGGCTGACGGCGCAGGATTTTGTCATCCGCCTCTCCAGCCGCAATGCCTGGCGGGATTTCTACGCCCGCGGCGGCGGCGCGCCGGAGCGGGAGTATGATTTTTTTCAGACCATTGACAAACTCGAGCGCGAAACACCGGAGGTCAGCGCCGGCAAACTTCAAGCCCTCGGGTTTTCCCTGGAACAAGTGCGGGAATTCATCCAGCGCGGCGAACCCAGCCCCGAGCTGCAGGGGATTTTGGACAATCTGCGCGCGCGGGACATGGGTGATTTTGTGAAGGTGGATTACGCGGTCATCCGCGGTCTGGCCTATTACACCGGCCCCGTCTTTGAAGCCTTTGACCGCCAGGGCGAGTTTCGCGCCATTGCCGGCGGCGGGCGGTATGACAATCTCATCCACCTCATTAGCGGGGGGAAGGTGGATTTGCCGGCGCTGGGTTTCGGCATGGGCGATGTGGTGCTGGGCGAGCTGCTCAAGGCGCGCCAACTGGCCCCGGCCTTGCGCGCCCAGGTGGAGGTGCTGTGTGTGGTGGAGGACGAAACGCTCCGCCCGGCCACGCTGCGGCTGGTCCAGCAACTGCGCCAGGCCGGCAAGGCGGTGGAATACTCGCTCACCCCGGCCAAGGCCGACAAGCAGCTCAAACGCGCCCTGGAGCTGGGCGCGGCCCTGGTGGTGACGCTGCGCCGCGGAGAGGGTGGAGCCTTGCTGGCCCACTGGAAAAATCTGGCCACGCGCGCCGAGCAAGTCCTTCCCCCGGACCAGTGGCCGTGGCCGTGA
- a CDS encoding TIGR00282 family metallophosphoesterase, translating into MKILFVGDIVGQPGRRAVRTLVPRLRLRHAVDFVIANGENAAGGSGITPAVAEEIFESGVDVITSGDHLWDQKEVLALLDKEPRFLRPANYPAEVPGRGWGVFEKSGLPPVAVLNLQGRTFMPAHENPFRLAQQEALNLRSRARVVIVDFHAEATSEKIALGRMLDGMVTAVLGTHTHVPTADEQIFPGGTAFISDVGFTGPQDSVLGREIEPIIRRFLTGMPQRFEVAKGRTALHGALLEVDAATGRATAISRVMEPLPVEPSA; encoded by the coding sequence ATGAAGATTTTGTTTGTCGGCGATATTGTGGGGCAGCCCGGCCGCCGCGCCGTGCGGACGCTGGTACCCCGGCTGCGCCTGCGCCACGCCGTGGATTTTGTCATCGCCAACGGTGAAAACGCCGCCGGCGGCAGCGGCATCACTCCCGCCGTGGCGGAGGAAATCTTTGAAAGCGGCGTGGACGTCATCACCTCCGGCGATCATTTGTGGGATCAAAAGGAAGTCCTGGCCCTGCTGGACAAGGAGCCGCGTTTTTTGCGCCCCGCCAATTATCCGGCGGAGGTGCCGGGACGGGGCTGGGGGGTGTTTGAAAAAAGCGGATTGCCGCCCGTCGCCGTGCTGAATTTGCAGGGGCGCACCTTCATGCCCGCCCATGAAAATCCCTTCCGTCTGGCCCAGCAGGAAGCGCTGAATCTGCGCAGCCGGGCGCGGGTGGTCATCGTGGATTTTCATGCCGAGGCCACCTCGGAAAAAATTGCGCTGGGCCGGATGCTGGATGGGATGGTGACGGCGGTGCTGGGGACGCACACCCATGTGCCCACCGCCGATGAGCAAATATTCCCCGGCGGCACGGCCTTCATCAGCGACGTGGGGTTCACCGGCCCGCAGGACAGCGTGCTGGGACGCGAGATTGAACCCATCATCCGCCGGTTTCTCACCGGCATGCCGCAACGCTTTGAGGTGGCCAAAGGCCGCACCGCGCTGCATGGCGCGCTGCTGGAAGTGGACGCGGCCACCGGCCGGGCCACGGCCATCAGCCGCGTGATGGAGCCGCTGCCGGTGGAGCCGAGCGCCTGA
- the xseA gene encoding exodeoxyribonuclease VII large subunit: MPRKAQSQWDFGELFGPQQTRQVWTVTEVTQRVKKLLEQQFPSLWVKGEVSNLRSQPSGHIYFTLKDAGAQLACVLFRGEPGIRRELLADGQQVLLRGEITVYEARGQYQLLVREVEPLGLGALQAAFERLKQKLQAEGLFDPARKRPLPRFIYRVGVVTSPAAAAWKDVLSVWRRRFAGMDLILAPCRVQGDGAAAEIAAAIARLNQWHVAQPPGGGLHALLVTRGGGSLEDLWAFNEEVVARAIFHSTVPVVSAVGHEIDFTISDFVADVRAPTPSAAAELLSEGMFQAKQLAPAYADVLRRTVAKKWEQKQEALQQRERRLARCHPRRRLELWSQRLDDWVERLQRQPRRRWQNQQLLLARLSGQVQRLRPTRWLQLRAERILALCQRLQQGARLKVQQRQARFHHLMEQLRLLSPQHTLERGYSITQDAATGRILRQAEETAPGQVVITRLAHGQLTSRVEDTRPETSA, encoded by the coding sequence ATGCCGCGCAAAGCCCAAAGCCAGTGGGATTTTGGCGAGCTGTTCGGCCCGCAACAAACCCGCCAGGTATGGACGGTGACCGAAGTCACGCAGCGCGTCAAAAAACTGCTCGAGCAACAATTTCCCTCCCTCTGGGTCAAGGGCGAAGTCAGCAACCTGCGCAGCCAACCCTCCGGCCACATTTACTTCACCTTGAAAGACGCCGGCGCGCAACTGGCCTGCGTGCTCTTCCGCGGCGAGCCGGGCATCCGGCGGGAGCTGCTGGCGGATGGGCAGCAGGTCTTGCTGCGCGGGGAAATCACCGTCTATGAAGCTCGCGGCCAGTACCAACTGCTGGTGCGCGAAGTCGAGCCGCTGGGACTGGGGGCCTTGCAGGCCGCCTTCGAGCGGCTCAAACAAAAATTGCAGGCCGAAGGCTTGTTTGACCCGGCGCGCAAGCGGCCGCTGCCGCGCTTCATTTATCGTGTCGGGGTGGTGACCTCGCCCGCGGCGGCCGCCTGGAAGGATGTGTTGAGCGTCTGGCGGCGGCGGTTTGCCGGCATGGACCTTATCCTGGCGCCGTGCCGCGTGCAGGGTGACGGCGCCGCGGCGGAAATTGCCGCGGCCATTGCGCGGTTAAATCAATGGCATGTTGCGCAGCCCCCGGGCGGCGGCCTGCACGCCCTGCTGGTGACGCGCGGCGGCGGGAGCCTGGAAGATTTGTGGGCGTTCAATGAAGAGGTGGTGGCGCGCGCCATTTTCCATTCCACTGTGCCGGTGGTTTCGGCGGTGGGCCATGAAATTGATTTCACCATCAGCGATTTTGTGGCCGATGTGCGCGCCCCCACCCCCAGCGCCGCCGCCGAGCTGCTCAGCGAGGGGATGTTTCAGGCGAAGCAATTGGCGCCCGCTTACGCCGACGTTTTGCGGCGGACGGTGGCCAAAAAATGGGAGCAGAAACAAGAGGCGCTGCAACAGCGCGAGCGGCGCCTGGCCCGGTGTCATCCGCGCCGCCGCCTCGAGCTGTGGAGCCAGCGGCTGGATGACTGGGTGGAGCGTTTGCAGCGGCAACCGCGCCGACGCTGGCAAAACCAGCAGCTCCTGCTCGCCCGTCTGTCCGGGCAGGTGCAGCGCCTGCGGCCCACGCGCTGGCTCCAATTGCGCGCCGAGCGCATCCTGGCCTTGTGCCAGCGTTTGCAGCAGGGCGCGCGGCTGAAGGTACAGCAGCGGCAGGCGCGCTTTCACCATTTGATGGAACAACTACGCCTGCTTTCCCCTCAGCACACCCTGGAACGTGGTTATTCCATCACCCAGGACGCCGCCACTGGCCGCATCTTGCGCCAGGCTGAGGAAACAGCGCCGGGCCAGGTGGTCATCACGCGCCTGGCGCATGGGCAATTGACCAGCCGCGTGGAAGACACCCGGCCCGAAACCTCCGCATAG
- a CDS encoding sensor histidine kinase codes for MPNTGWLRAAWLCVLLGLGWGCSPAGAAPLPFAVRAWETDDGLPHNTVTSLATTEDGYLWVGTLNGLARFDGLAFTVFDGSNTPELEGGRIVFLRSDPAGGLWIGLESGAIVQWREGRFTPIPVGRTAPERRLVGAGRDAQGAAWFYTRTGELWRWQNNVLTPFLFEWGREDVPRFLAAETNGAVWVGAGSRMARLGLPPGGGTLEPRLEGEWRVQRLDFLLPSRHGGFWRLADGRVTRWRGGRPERELGPYPWRSAPVTSAAEDRLGHLVVGTLGLGVFWYRADGSVAWLKRQEGLVNEAVLAVCVDHENNLWVGTDGGGLARVRPQVFSTLEGAGAWPVQTVCHDGADGLWVGFNGAGLLHGTPQGARFYGRQEGLTRMQVWSVLRDSQGRVWAGTYGGGLLLWQTNHFIPAPLPAEIPVVVTALLEDRQRRLWIGGQGALVSWNGQAARRYQTNDGLSSAIITALAEDSRGTLYAGTYGGGLNVWRGGQWSAVRKSAGGLPSDEIAFLHGDTNQVLWVGTVSSGLARWDGRQWTRYTVREGLAGNALAYLVEDAQGFFWIGSSVGLMRIAKRDLDELAAGRLKVVPCRTYGKADGLPSRECTSGSQPAACQTPDGRLWFPTTRGLAVVNPAQLLPNTNPPPVRIEKLLVDGQTAALPPPGQPLRLPPRAQSRLEIHYASLNLGAPERARFRYQLEGHEQEMVEAGDSRIARYAALPPGQYRFVVTACNEDGVWNPTGAALVIVAPPPWWRTTWFLSAASVTLGGALVLTIRHFSTRRLRRQLERMRQQQALEKERARIARDLHDQLGANLTQIALLSEMAEADKNHPEDVAEHARQIAHTARETTRGLDEIVWTVNPANDTLEGLANYLCKYVHDYLTVAGIPCRLEVPSTFPAAAIAPEVRHHVYMTVKEAVTNVVRHAQARQVWLRIQVAGGKHLVIELEDDGRGLDPERLKNSTRNGLKNMQKRMAEAQGSAEFLPRPGGGTCVRLKCPLAA; via the coding sequence ATGCCAAACACCGGCTGGTTGCGTGCCGCCTGGCTTTGTGTGCTCCTGGGCTTGGGTTGGGGCTGCTCTCCTGCAGGGGCTGCGCCGCTCCCCTTTGCTGTCCGGGCATGGGAAACGGATGACGGCCTTCCGCACAACACCGTCACCAGCCTGGCCACCACCGAAGACGGTTATTTGTGGGTGGGCACGCTCAACGGCCTGGCGCGTTTTGACGGCCTGGCCTTCACAGTGTTTGACGGCAGCAACACCCCGGAGCTGGAGGGCGGCCGCATCGTGTTTTTGCGCAGCGACCCGGCCGGCGGCCTCTGGATTGGCCTGGAATCCGGCGCCATCGTGCAATGGCGCGAGGGCCGTTTTACCCCCATCCCCGTCGGCCGCACCGCGCCGGAGCGGCGGCTGGTGGGCGCGGGCAGGGATGCGCAGGGGGCGGCCTGGTTTTACACCCGCACGGGCGAGTTGTGGCGCTGGCAGAACAACGTGCTCACCCCTTTCCTTTTTGAGTGGGGCCGCGAAGATGTGCCGCGCTTTCTGGCCGCCGAAACCAATGGCGCCGTGTGGGTGGGGGCGGGTTCGCGAATGGCCCGGCTCGGTCTGCCTCCCGGCGGCGGCACGCTCGAGCCGCGCCTGGAGGGTGAATGGCGCGTGCAACGGCTGGATTTTCTGCTGCCCAGCCGCCACGGTGGCTTTTGGCGGCTGGCCGACGGCCGCGTGACCCGCTGGCGCGGCGGCCGGCCGGAGCGCGAGCTGGGCCCTTACCCGTGGCGCTCCGCGCCGGTCACTTCGGCGGCCGAAGACCGCCTGGGGCATCTGGTGGTGGGCACGCTGGGGCTGGGCGTTTTCTGGTATCGCGCTGATGGCTCCGTGGCGTGGCTGAAGCGCCAGGAGGGTCTGGTCAACGAAGCCGTGCTAGCCGTGTGTGTGGACCACGAAAACAACTTGTGGGTGGGCACCGACGGCGGCGGGCTGGCGCGGGTGCGGCCGCAGGTGTTCAGCACGCTGGAAGGCGCCGGCGCCTGGCCGGTGCAAACCGTCTGCCACGACGGCGCTGATGGGCTGTGGGTGGGCTTCAACGGCGCAGGGCTGTTGCATGGCACGCCCCAAGGCGCCCGGTTCTACGGCCGCCAGGAGGGGCTGACGCGCATGCAGGTGTGGTCTGTGTTGCGCGACTCCCAGGGCCGCGTATGGGCAGGCACCTATGGCGGCGGCCTGCTGTTATGGCAAACGAATCACTTCATCCCCGCCCCCCTGCCAGCGGAAATCCCGGTTGTGGTGACCGCCTTGCTGGAGGACCGTCAGCGCCGCCTCTGGATTGGCGGCCAAGGCGCGTTGGTGTCGTGGAACGGTCAGGCCGCGCGGCGGTATCAAACCAATGACGGCCTCTCCTCCGCCATCATTACCGCGTTGGCCGAGGACTCCCGGGGCACCCTCTATGCCGGCACCTATGGCGGCGGGCTGAATGTGTGGCGCGGCGGCCAGTGGTCTGCGGTGCGCAAATCCGCAGGCGGTTTGCCGTCTGACGAAATAGCCTTCCTGCATGGCGATACCAACCAGGTCCTGTGGGTGGGCACGGTCAGCAGCGGTCTGGCCCGCTGGGATGGACGTCAATGGACTCGGTACACCGTGCGCGAGGGACTGGCCGGCAACGCCCTGGCCTATCTGGTGGAGGACGCCCAGGGATTTTTCTGGATTGGCTCCAGCGTGGGGCTGATGCGAATTGCCAAACGCGACCTGGACGAGCTGGCGGCCGGGCGGCTCAAGGTCGTGCCCTGCCGCACGTACGGCAAGGCCGACGGCCTGCCCAGCCGCGAATGCACCAGCGGCTCCCAACCCGCCGCCTGCCAGACTCCCGACGGCCGCTTGTGGTTTCCCACCACCCGCGGCCTGGCAGTGGTGAATCCCGCGCAATTGCTGCCCAACACCAACCCGCCGCCCGTGCGCATCGAGAAATTGCTGGTGGACGGCCAGACCGCCGCGCTGCCGCCACCCGGGCAGCCGCTGCGTTTGCCGCCCCGCGCGCAAAGCCGCCTCGAAATCCATTACGCCAGCCTCAATCTGGGCGCGCCGGAACGGGCGCGGTTTCGCTACCAACTGGAGGGGCACGAGCAGGAAATGGTGGAAGCCGGCGACAGCCGCATCGCGCGCTATGCCGCTCTGCCGCCCGGCCAATACCGGTTTGTGGTGACCGCGTGCAATGAGGACGGCGTCTGGAATCCCACGGGCGCGGCCCTCGTCATCGTGGCCCCGCCGCCGTGGTGGCGCACCACCTGGTTTCTGTCGGCCGCCAGTGTGACCCTGGGGGGTGCGCTGGTCCTCACCATTCGCCATTTCTCCACGCGCCGGCTGCGCCGCCAGCTTGAACGGATGCGCCAGCAGCAAGCGCTGGAAAAAGAACGGGCGCGCATCGCCCGCGATCTGCATGATCAACTGGGCGCCAACCTCACCCAAATCGCCTTGCTCAGCGAAATGGCGGAAGCCGACAAAAATCACCCGGAGGATGTGGCTGAGCACGCCCGACAAATCGCGCACACCGCGCGCGAAACCACCCGCGGCCTCGATGAGATTGTGTGGACGGTCAACCCCGCCAATGACACGCTCGAAGGTCTGGCCAATTATTTGTGCAAGTACGTGCACGATTACCTTACCGTGGCGGGCATCCCCTGCCGGCTCGAAGTGCCCTCGACCTTTCCGGCCGCCGCCATTGCCCCTGAAGTGCGGCATCATGTCTATATGACGGTCAAGGAAGCAGTAACCAATGTTGTGCGGCATGCCCAGGCCAGACAGGTGTGGTTGCGCATCCAGGTGGCCGGCGGCAAACATCTGGTCATCGAATTGGAGGACGATGGGCGTGGTTTGGACCCGGAGCGCCTCAAAAACTCCACGCGCAACGGCTTGAAAAACATGCAGAAACGCATGGCGGAAGCGCAGGGCAGTGCGGAGTTTCTGCCGCGCCCGGGGGGCGGCACTTGTGTGCGCCTCAAGTGTCCTCTGGCGGCCTAG